One stretch of Narcine bancroftii isolate sNarBan1 chromosome 8, sNarBan1.hap1, whole genome shotgun sequence DNA includes these proteins:
- the LOC138740865 gene encoding mitogen-activated protein kinase kinase kinase kinase 2-like isoform X5, which yields METSGLSAIKIIKLDPGDDVSSLHQEITMMKGCCHHNIVAYFGSYFRNNKLWICMEFCGGGSLQDIYQVTGPLSEKQIAYVCRETLQGLQYLHSSGKIHRDIKGANILLTDRGDVKLADFGVSAELTASVGKRKSFIGTPYWMAPEVAAVEKKGGYNQQCDIWAVGITAIELAELQPPMFDLHPMRALMIMSKSSFQPPKLKDKLRWSSECHSFIKHTLRKNPKKRPTAEKLLQHPFACQTLSRLQGIELLDKMTNPDPNGDHLMDDSDLEACDAFPDKIHSLGPRMRAERTNSEIQFRQVQFSCPMRKETEPQSTLDSDQEDEWKVHDDGNTSLDLLQSVEQALEQSNLTIKHGPTSRHLECKVEDDEHWSTERSATVKRFPQTLRPTQEGLAAGSSGGTLRPSSTNIALGEGSLDAPLSSWDRVLDSAQDQDEAQVHPQELSQDKQETLREISHGLPPTPKVHMGACFSKVFNGCPLKINCSVSWIHPKTRDQYLILGMNEGIYTLNLNELHEDTLEKLLPHRCSWLFELNNVLMSVTGKSLQLCSHNLVTVFEQRKSLHKRQVHISLPANKLTDKIIPKKFAASWRIPDSKGCRKCCAVRNPYTKDTFLCGALENAIILMQWYEPLQKFLLLKQYHLTLPNPLQIFELLVFPDEEYPQVCLGVRAPSQPSQVLQFDTVRLTVSGTLLRQSRPETLLFNASHVSQLDRDNVLVCIDNCVKIVNLRGERSDRMAVDLSFQFCVQTVVCLQDSVLAFWTHGMQGQSLHSREITQEITDETRKFRVLGTQRDIILESTPSDNPTAHSNLYILTGHESTY from the exons ATGGAGACCAGTGGCCTCAGTGCCATCAAGATCATTAAATTGGATCCTG GAGACGACGTGTCGTCCCTGCACCAGGAGatcaccatgatgaagggctgtTGTCACCACAATATCGTTGCCTACTTCGGCAGCTACTTCAG gAACAATAAGCTGTGGATTTGCATGGAGTTCTGCGGGGGTGGGTCCTTACAGGACATCTACCAAG TCACGGGTCCCCTGTCAGAGAAACAGATTGCCTATGTTTGCAGAGAAACACTTCAG GGCCTTCAGTATCTACACAGCAGTGGGAAAATTCATCGAGACATTAAG GGAGCCAACATCCTGCTGACGGATCGAGGAGACGTCAAACTCG CGGATTTCGGGGTCTCTGCCGAGTTGACCGCCTCGGTGGGCAAGAGGAAATCTTTCATCGGTACTCCATACTG GATGGCACCGGAAGTGGCAGCGGTGGAGAAGAAGGGAGGCTACAACCAGCAGTGCGACATCTGGGCTGTGGGGATCACGGCCATCGAGCTGGCCGAGCTGCAGCCTCCCATGTTCGACCTGCACCCAATGAG ggccctgatgatcaTGTCCAAGAGCAGCTTCCAACCTCCCAAGCTGAAGGACAAGTTGCGGTG GTCCTCCGAGTGCCACAGCTTCATCAAGCACACCCTGAGGAAGAACCCCAAGAAACGGCCCACGGCAGAGAAACTCCTGCAG CACCCGTTTGCGTGCCAGACACTGAGTCGGTTGCAGGGCATTGAGCTACTAGACAAGATGACCAACCCTGACCCCAACGGCGACCATCTCATGGACGACAGTGATCTGGAG GCCTGTGACGCTTTCCCGGACAAAATCCACTCCCTGGGACCCCGCATGAGGGCAGAGAGGACCAACTCGGAGATCCAGT TCCGCCAGGTCCAGTTCAGCTGCCCCATGAGGAAGGAGACCGAGCCCCAGAGCACCTTG GACTCCGACCAAGAGGACGAGTGGAAGGTCCATGATGATGGCAACACCAGTTT AGATTTGCTGCAGAGTGTGGAGCAGGCCTTGGAGCAGAG CAATTTGACAATCAAACATGGACCCACGTCTCGTCACCTGGAG TGCAAGGTGGAGGACGATGAGCACTGGTCCACGGAGAGGAGCGCCACAGTGAAGCGATTCCCACAGACCCTGCGCCCCACCCAGGAGGGGCTGGCGGCCGGGAGCAGCGGTGGCACCCTGAGGCCAAGCTCTACGAACATTGCCCTGGGAGAGG GGAGCCTGGACGCCCCTCTGTCGAGCTGGGACAGGGTGTTGGACAGTGCCCAGGATCAGGACGAGGCCCAGGTCCACCCACAGGAGCTGTCCCAGGACAAGCAGGAGACCCTG AGAGAAATCAGCCACGGGCTGCCTCCGACCCCCAAGGTTCAC ATGGGAGCCTGCTTCTCAAAGGTCTTCAACGGGTGCCCACTGAAGATAAATTGCTCTGTGTCCTGGATCCACCCCAAGACTCGAG ACCAGTACCTGATCCTGGGAATGAACGAAGGGATCTACACGCTGAACCTCAACGAGCTCCACGAGGACACGCTAGAGAAG CTGCTACCCCACCGCTGTTCCTGGCTATTTGAATTGAACAATGTTCTCATGTCTGTGACAG GCAAGTCCCTGCAGCTGTGCTCACACAACCTGGTGACTGTGTTTGAGCAGAGGAAATCCTTGCACAAGAGGCAAGTTCACATCTCTCTCCCAGCCAACAAGCTGACGGACAAAATCATCCCCAA GAAGTTCGCCGCGTCTTGGAGAATACCGGACAGCAAGGGCTGCAGGAAATGTTGTGCAG TGAGGAACCCGTACACGAAGGACACCTTCTTATGTGGGGCCCTGGAGAATGCCATCATCCTGATGCAGTGGTACGAACCTCTGCAGAAGTTCCTGCTGCTCAAG CAGTACCATCTGACGCTCCCGAACCCCCTGCAAATCTTTGAGCTGCTGGTGTTCCCTGACGAGGAGTACCCTCAGGTGTGTCTGGGGGTGCGAGCCCCCTCCCAGCCCagccaggtgctgcagtttgacACCGTCCGCCTCACAGTCTCGGGAACCCTGCTCCGGCAGTCCAGGCCAG AGACCTTGTTGTTCAACGCCAGTCACGTGTCACAGCTGGACAGAGACAATGTCCTCGTTTGCATTGACA ACTGTGTGAAGATTGTGAACTTGCGAGGAGAGCGGAGCGACAGGATGGCAGTGGACCTGAGCTTCCAGTTCTGCGTCCAGACAGTGG TGTGTCTACAAGATAGTGTGCTGGCGTTCTGGACACATGGCATGCAGGGACAGAGCCTACACTCCAGGGAG
- the LOC138740865 gene encoding mitogen-activated protein kinase kinase kinase kinase 2-like isoform X4 encodes MLARNMETSGLSAIKIIKLDPGDDVSSLHQEITMMKGCCHHNIVAYFGSYFRNNKLWICMEFCGGGSLQDIYQVTGPLSEKQIAYVCRETLQGLQYLHSSGKIHRDIKGANILLTDRGDVKLADFGVSAELTASVGKRKSFIGTPYWMAPEVAAVEKKGGYNQQCDIWAVGITAIELAELQPPMFDLHPMRALMIMSKSSFQPPKLKDKLRWSSECHSFIKHTLRKNPKKRPTAEKLLQHPFACQTLSRLQGIELLDKMTNPDPNGDHLMDDSDLEACDAFPDKIHSLGPRMRAERTNSEIQFRQVQFSCPMRKETEPQSTLDSDQEDEWKVHDDGNTSLDLLQSVEQALEQSNLTIKHGPTSRHLECKVEDDEHWSTERSATVKRFPQTLRPTQEGLAAGSSGGTLRPSSTNIALGEGSLDAPLSSWDRVLDSAQDQDEAQVHPQELSQDKQETLREISHGLPPTPKVHMGACFSKVFNGCPLKINCSVSWIHPKTRDQYLILGMNEGIYTLNLNELHEDTLEKLLPHRCSWLFELNNVLMSVTGKSLQLCSHNLVTVFEQRKSLHKRQVHISLPANKLTDKIIPKKFAASWRIPDSKGCRKCCAVRNPYTKDTFLCGALENAIILMQWYEPLQKFLLLKQYHLTLPNPLQIFELLVFPDEEYPQVCLGVRAPSQPSQVLQFDTVRLTVSGTLLRQSRPETLLFNASHVSQLDRDNVLVCIDNCVKIVNLRGERSDRMAVDLSFQFCVQTVVCLQDSVLAFWTHGMQGQSLHSREITQEITDETRKFRVLGTQRDIILESTPSDNPTAHSNLYILTGHESTY; translated from the exons ATGTTG GCTCGGAACATGGAGACCAGTGGCCTCAGTGCCATCAAGATCATTAAATTGGATCCTG GAGACGACGTGTCGTCCCTGCACCAGGAGatcaccatgatgaagggctgtTGTCACCACAATATCGTTGCCTACTTCGGCAGCTACTTCAG gAACAATAAGCTGTGGATTTGCATGGAGTTCTGCGGGGGTGGGTCCTTACAGGACATCTACCAAG TCACGGGTCCCCTGTCAGAGAAACAGATTGCCTATGTTTGCAGAGAAACACTTCAG GGCCTTCAGTATCTACACAGCAGTGGGAAAATTCATCGAGACATTAAG GGAGCCAACATCCTGCTGACGGATCGAGGAGACGTCAAACTCG CGGATTTCGGGGTCTCTGCCGAGTTGACCGCCTCGGTGGGCAAGAGGAAATCTTTCATCGGTACTCCATACTG GATGGCACCGGAAGTGGCAGCGGTGGAGAAGAAGGGAGGCTACAACCAGCAGTGCGACATCTGGGCTGTGGGGATCACGGCCATCGAGCTGGCCGAGCTGCAGCCTCCCATGTTCGACCTGCACCCAATGAG ggccctgatgatcaTGTCCAAGAGCAGCTTCCAACCTCCCAAGCTGAAGGACAAGTTGCGGTG GTCCTCCGAGTGCCACAGCTTCATCAAGCACACCCTGAGGAAGAACCCCAAGAAACGGCCCACGGCAGAGAAACTCCTGCAG CACCCGTTTGCGTGCCAGACACTGAGTCGGTTGCAGGGCATTGAGCTACTAGACAAGATGACCAACCCTGACCCCAACGGCGACCATCTCATGGACGACAGTGATCTGGAG GCCTGTGACGCTTTCCCGGACAAAATCCACTCCCTGGGACCCCGCATGAGGGCAGAGAGGACCAACTCGGAGATCCAGT TCCGCCAGGTCCAGTTCAGCTGCCCCATGAGGAAGGAGACCGAGCCCCAGAGCACCTTG GACTCCGACCAAGAGGACGAGTGGAAGGTCCATGATGATGGCAACACCAGTTT AGATTTGCTGCAGAGTGTGGAGCAGGCCTTGGAGCAGAG CAATTTGACAATCAAACATGGACCCACGTCTCGTCACCTGGAG TGCAAGGTGGAGGACGATGAGCACTGGTCCACGGAGAGGAGCGCCACAGTGAAGCGATTCCCACAGACCCTGCGCCCCACCCAGGAGGGGCTGGCGGCCGGGAGCAGCGGTGGCACCCTGAGGCCAAGCTCTACGAACATTGCCCTGGGAGAGG GGAGCCTGGACGCCCCTCTGTCGAGCTGGGACAGGGTGTTGGACAGTGCCCAGGATCAGGACGAGGCCCAGGTCCACCCACAGGAGCTGTCCCAGGACAAGCAGGAGACCCTG AGAGAAATCAGCCACGGGCTGCCTCCGACCCCCAAGGTTCAC ATGGGAGCCTGCTTCTCAAAGGTCTTCAACGGGTGCCCACTGAAGATAAATTGCTCTGTGTCCTGGATCCACCCCAAGACTCGAG ACCAGTACCTGATCCTGGGAATGAACGAAGGGATCTACACGCTGAACCTCAACGAGCTCCACGAGGACACGCTAGAGAAG CTGCTACCCCACCGCTGTTCCTGGCTATTTGAATTGAACAATGTTCTCATGTCTGTGACAG GCAAGTCCCTGCAGCTGTGCTCACACAACCTGGTGACTGTGTTTGAGCAGAGGAAATCCTTGCACAAGAGGCAAGTTCACATCTCTCTCCCAGCCAACAAGCTGACGGACAAAATCATCCCCAA GAAGTTCGCCGCGTCTTGGAGAATACCGGACAGCAAGGGCTGCAGGAAATGTTGTGCAG TGAGGAACCCGTACACGAAGGACACCTTCTTATGTGGGGCCCTGGAGAATGCCATCATCCTGATGCAGTGGTACGAACCTCTGCAGAAGTTCCTGCTGCTCAAG CAGTACCATCTGACGCTCCCGAACCCCCTGCAAATCTTTGAGCTGCTGGTGTTCCCTGACGAGGAGTACCCTCAGGTGTGTCTGGGGGTGCGAGCCCCCTCCCAGCCCagccaggtgctgcagtttgacACCGTCCGCCTCACAGTCTCGGGAACCCTGCTCCGGCAGTCCAGGCCAG AGACCTTGTTGTTCAACGCCAGTCACGTGTCACAGCTGGACAGAGACAATGTCCTCGTTTGCATTGACA ACTGTGTGAAGATTGTGAACTTGCGAGGAGAGCGGAGCGACAGGATGGCAGTGGACCTGAGCTTCCAGTTCTGCGTCCAGACAGTGG TGTGTCTACAAGATAGTGTGCTGGCGTTCTGGACACATGGCATGCAGGGACAGAGCCTACACTCCAGGGAG
- the LOC138740865 gene encoding mitogen-activated protein kinase kinase kinase kinase 3-like isoform X6 produces the protein MEFCGGGSLQDIYQVTGPLSEKQIAYVCRETLQGLQYLHSSGKIHRDIKGANILLTDRGDVKLADFGVSAELTASVGKRKSFIGTPYWMAPEVAAVEKKGGYNQQCDIWAVGITAIELAELQPPMFDLHPMRALMIMSKSSFQPPKLKDKLRWSSECHSFIKHTLRKNPKKRPTAEKLLQHPFACQTLSRLQGIELLDKMTNPDPNGDHLMDDSDLEACDAFPDKIHSLGPRMRAERTNSEIQFRQVQFSCPMRKETEPQSTLDSDQEDEWKVHDDGNTSLDLLQSVEQALEQSNLTIKHGPTSRHLECKVEDDEHWSTERSATVKRFPQTLRPTQEGLAAGSSGGTLRPSSTNIALGEGSLDAPLSSWDRVLDSAQDQDEAQVHPQELSQDKQETLREISHGLPPTPKVHMGACFSKVFNGCPLKINCSVSWIHPKTRDQYLILGMNEGIYTLNLNELHEDTLEKLLPHRCSWLFELNNVLMSVTGKSLQLCSHNLVTVFEQRKSLHKRQVHISLPANKLTDKIIPKKFAASWRIPDSKGCRKCCAVRNPYTKDTFLCGALENAIILMQWYEPLQKFLLLKQYHLTLPNPLQIFELLVFPDEEYPQVCLGVRAPSQPSQVLQFDTVRLTVSGTLLRQSRPETLLFNASHVSQLDRDNVLVCIDNCVKIVNLRGERSDRMAVDLSFQFCVQTVVCLQDSVLAFWTHGMQGQSLHSREITQEITDETRKFRVLGTQRDIILESTPSDNPTAHSNLYILTGHESTY, from the exons ATGGAGTTCTGCGGGGGTGGGTCCTTACAGGACATCTACCAAG TCACGGGTCCCCTGTCAGAGAAACAGATTGCCTATGTTTGCAGAGAAACACTTCAG GGCCTTCAGTATCTACACAGCAGTGGGAAAATTCATCGAGACATTAAG GGAGCCAACATCCTGCTGACGGATCGAGGAGACGTCAAACTCG CGGATTTCGGGGTCTCTGCCGAGTTGACCGCCTCGGTGGGCAAGAGGAAATCTTTCATCGGTACTCCATACTG GATGGCACCGGAAGTGGCAGCGGTGGAGAAGAAGGGAGGCTACAACCAGCAGTGCGACATCTGGGCTGTGGGGATCACGGCCATCGAGCTGGCCGAGCTGCAGCCTCCCATGTTCGACCTGCACCCAATGAG ggccctgatgatcaTGTCCAAGAGCAGCTTCCAACCTCCCAAGCTGAAGGACAAGTTGCGGTG GTCCTCCGAGTGCCACAGCTTCATCAAGCACACCCTGAGGAAGAACCCCAAGAAACGGCCCACGGCAGAGAAACTCCTGCAG CACCCGTTTGCGTGCCAGACACTGAGTCGGTTGCAGGGCATTGAGCTACTAGACAAGATGACCAACCCTGACCCCAACGGCGACCATCTCATGGACGACAGTGATCTGGAG GCCTGTGACGCTTTCCCGGACAAAATCCACTCCCTGGGACCCCGCATGAGGGCAGAGAGGACCAACTCGGAGATCCAGT TCCGCCAGGTCCAGTTCAGCTGCCCCATGAGGAAGGAGACCGAGCCCCAGAGCACCTTG GACTCCGACCAAGAGGACGAGTGGAAGGTCCATGATGATGGCAACACCAGTTT AGATTTGCTGCAGAGTGTGGAGCAGGCCTTGGAGCAGAG CAATTTGACAATCAAACATGGACCCACGTCTCGTCACCTGGAG TGCAAGGTGGAGGACGATGAGCACTGGTCCACGGAGAGGAGCGCCACAGTGAAGCGATTCCCACAGACCCTGCGCCCCACCCAGGAGGGGCTGGCGGCCGGGAGCAGCGGTGGCACCCTGAGGCCAAGCTCTACGAACATTGCCCTGGGAGAGG GGAGCCTGGACGCCCCTCTGTCGAGCTGGGACAGGGTGTTGGACAGTGCCCAGGATCAGGACGAGGCCCAGGTCCACCCACAGGAGCTGTCCCAGGACAAGCAGGAGACCCTG AGAGAAATCAGCCACGGGCTGCCTCCGACCCCCAAGGTTCAC ATGGGAGCCTGCTTCTCAAAGGTCTTCAACGGGTGCCCACTGAAGATAAATTGCTCTGTGTCCTGGATCCACCCCAAGACTCGAG ACCAGTACCTGATCCTGGGAATGAACGAAGGGATCTACACGCTGAACCTCAACGAGCTCCACGAGGACACGCTAGAGAAG CTGCTACCCCACCGCTGTTCCTGGCTATTTGAATTGAACAATGTTCTCATGTCTGTGACAG GCAAGTCCCTGCAGCTGTGCTCACACAACCTGGTGACTGTGTTTGAGCAGAGGAAATCCTTGCACAAGAGGCAAGTTCACATCTCTCTCCCAGCCAACAAGCTGACGGACAAAATCATCCCCAA GAAGTTCGCCGCGTCTTGGAGAATACCGGACAGCAAGGGCTGCAGGAAATGTTGTGCAG TGAGGAACCCGTACACGAAGGACACCTTCTTATGTGGGGCCCTGGAGAATGCCATCATCCTGATGCAGTGGTACGAACCTCTGCAGAAGTTCCTGCTGCTCAAG CAGTACCATCTGACGCTCCCGAACCCCCTGCAAATCTTTGAGCTGCTGGTGTTCCCTGACGAGGAGTACCCTCAGGTGTGTCTGGGGGTGCGAGCCCCCTCCCAGCCCagccaggtgctgcagtttgacACCGTCCGCCTCACAGTCTCGGGAACCCTGCTCCGGCAGTCCAGGCCAG AGACCTTGTTGTTCAACGCCAGTCACGTGTCACAGCTGGACAGAGACAATGTCCTCGTTTGCATTGACA ACTGTGTGAAGATTGTGAACTTGCGAGGAGAGCGGAGCGACAGGATGGCAGTGGACCTGAGCTTCCAGTTCTGCGTCCAGACAGTGG TGTGTCTACAAGATAGTGTGCTGGCGTTCTGGACACATGGCATGCAGGGACAGAGCCTACACTCCAGGGAG
- the LOC138740865 gene encoding mitogen-activated protein kinase kinase kinase kinase 2-like isoform X7 translates to MMNSIFYDGPDLEQMISSKNPMDEFELIQRIGSGTYGDVFKARNMETSGLSAIKIIKLDPGDDVSSLHQEITMMKGCCHHNIVAYFGSYFRNNKLWICMEFCGGGSLQDIYQVTGPLSEKQIAYVCRETLQGLQYLHSSGKIHRDIKGANILLTDRGDVKLADFGVSAELTASVGKRKSFIGTPYWMAPEVAAVEKKGGYNQQCDIWAVGITAIELAELQPPMFDLHPMRALMIMSKSSFQPPKLKDKLRWSSECHSFIKHTLRKNPKKRPTAEKLLQHPFACQTLSRLQGIELLDKMTNPDPNGDHLMDDSDLEACDAFPDKIHSLGPRMRAERTNSEIQFRQVQFSCPMRKETEPQSTLDSDQEDEWKVHDDGNTSLDLLQSVEQALEQSNLTIKHGPTSRHLECKVEDDEHWSTERSATVKRFPQTLRPTQEGLAAGSSGGTLRPSSTNIALGEGSLDAPLSSWDRVLDSAQDQDEAQVHPQELSQDKQETLREISHGLPPTPKVHMGACFSKVFNGCPLKINCSVSWIHPKTRDQYLILGMNEGIYTLNLNELHEDTLEKLLPHRCSWLFELNNVLMSVTGKSLQLCSHNLVTVFEQRKSLHKRQVHISLPANKLTDKIIPNEEPVHEGHLLMWGPGECHHPDAVVRTSAEVPAAQAVPSDAPEPPANL, encoded by the exons GCTCGGAACATGGAGACCAGTGGCCTCAGTGCCATCAAGATCATTAAATTGGATCCTG GAGACGACGTGTCGTCCCTGCACCAGGAGatcaccatgatgaagggctgtTGTCACCACAATATCGTTGCCTACTTCGGCAGCTACTTCAG gAACAATAAGCTGTGGATTTGCATGGAGTTCTGCGGGGGTGGGTCCTTACAGGACATCTACCAAG TCACGGGTCCCCTGTCAGAGAAACAGATTGCCTATGTTTGCAGAGAAACACTTCAG GGCCTTCAGTATCTACACAGCAGTGGGAAAATTCATCGAGACATTAAG GGAGCCAACATCCTGCTGACGGATCGAGGAGACGTCAAACTCG CGGATTTCGGGGTCTCTGCCGAGTTGACCGCCTCGGTGGGCAAGAGGAAATCTTTCATCGGTACTCCATACTG GATGGCACCGGAAGTGGCAGCGGTGGAGAAGAAGGGAGGCTACAACCAGCAGTGCGACATCTGGGCTGTGGGGATCACGGCCATCGAGCTGGCCGAGCTGCAGCCTCCCATGTTCGACCTGCACCCAATGAG ggccctgatgatcaTGTCCAAGAGCAGCTTCCAACCTCCCAAGCTGAAGGACAAGTTGCGGTG GTCCTCCGAGTGCCACAGCTTCATCAAGCACACCCTGAGGAAGAACCCCAAGAAACGGCCCACGGCAGAGAAACTCCTGCAG CACCCGTTTGCGTGCCAGACACTGAGTCGGTTGCAGGGCATTGAGCTACTAGACAAGATGACCAACCCTGACCCCAACGGCGACCATCTCATGGACGACAGTGATCTGGAG GCCTGTGACGCTTTCCCGGACAAAATCCACTCCCTGGGACCCCGCATGAGGGCAGAGAGGACCAACTCGGAGATCCAGT TCCGCCAGGTCCAGTTCAGCTGCCCCATGAGGAAGGAGACCGAGCCCCAGAGCACCTTG GACTCCGACCAAGAGGACGAGTGGAAGGTCCATGATGATGGCAACACCAGTTT AGATTTGCTGCAGAGTGTGGAGCAGGCCTTGGAGCAGAG CAATTTGACAATCAAACATGGACCCACGTCTCGTCACCTGGAG TGCAAGGTGGAGGACGATGAGCACTGGTCCACGGAGAGGAGCGCCACAGTGAAGCGATTCCCACAGACCCTGCGCCCCACCCAGGAGGGGCTGGCGGCCGGGAGCAGCGGTGGCACCCTGAGGCCAAGCTCTACGAACATTGCCCTGGGAGAGG GGAGCCTGGACGCCCCTCTGTCGAGCTGGGACAGGGTGTTGGACAGTGCCCAGGATCAGGACGAGGCCCAGGTCCACCCACAGGAGCTGTCCCAGGACAAGCAGGAGACCCTG AGAGAAATCAGCCACGGGCTGCCTCCGACCCCCAAGGTTCAC ATGGGAGCCTGCTTCTCAAAGGTCTTCAACGGGTGCCCACTGAAGATAAATTGCTCTGTGTCCTGGATCCACCCCAAGACTCGAG ACCAGTACCTGATCCTGGGAATGAACGAAGGGATCTACACGCTGAACCTCAACGAGCTCCACGAGGACACGCTAGAGAAG CTGCTACCCCACCGCTGTTCCTGGCTATTTGAATTGAACAATGTTCTCATGTCTGTGACAG GCAAGTCCCTGCAGCTGTGCTCACACAACCTGGTGACTGTGTTTGAGCAGAGGAAATCCTTGCACAAGAGGCAAGTTCACATCTCTCTCCCAGCCAACAAGCTGACGGACAAAATCATCCCCAA TGAGGAACCCGTACACGAAGGACACCTTCTTATGTGGGGCCCTGGAGAATGCCATCATCCTGATGCAGTGGTACGAACCTCTGCAGAAGTTCCTGCTGCTCAAG CAGTACCATCTGACGCTCCCGAACCCCCTGCAAATCTTTGA